The Dermacentor variabilis isolate Ectoservices chromosome 4, ASM5094787v1, whole genome shotgun sequence genome contains the following window.
gaaccgttgtgcgatccccattcctggcaccatgtaggccgccgcggaagaggtctgtgacACAGAatcatctgtaaaaacatgttcataatatccatacatgttagcaatgtatgaTCTGAGCCCGAAATGCTTGAGaccagcaagcggcatcttcgacttcgttattccagggattgagagcctcaccgttggctttgccatcgtccagagtggaactttgggtatgtcatacggttcgaagtccgacggcaataagtcttgctgcgactacacggcttctgagtaggcggacacaggccgtacgcttgtgacgttcgtgagtggatggttcctgtgcctagtcagtagccttagatgcactcgcaatggctcatgctgcagataaactcgagctgggcacgcacgtgcctctgcaatagtgccccaagtagacgcacattgtggtagtcctaggcaaattctcagtgcgtgagcctgagcactttcaagtgtgcgtacagcagtgtacgagaaagtacaggcgcactgtagcggaagtagccaacaagaagtgcctggtagagctgcagaagagatgacttggatggcccccatgattttccagacatatgtcgaatgatctgagtaaagctgtctagcttttttcttaattcagagaggtgcttcgaccaaaataagtcacggtcgatgatgactccgagaaacttgtagtgggttactgaaggtataatcttcccatcaatcataatggggtagcaggccattgacctttgtgtaaatgccatggttgcacttttttccggtgagagctgcagtccgcgactgtttaggtatgtcgacgttattgacaccgcgcactgcagcttcgtttgcacttgtaagCGCGTTAAGCTCATGGTTtatatacagatgtcgtctgcatacacagagaccgagactgcgcctgcgtgttctttgaccagtccgaTGAGAAtgatattaaataaggttgggctcaatacacctccttgaggcactccatgatagacggggtggttctttgtttcaccgtccatagttgtcatgaatatcgttctctcttgaagatagctggctatccattgatgcatacgtcccccgacgccacattcttctagggcatttaaaattgcatcatgtagaacgttgtcaaaagcacccttgacatctagaaagacagcagctgttAATCGatggcgacgtttctgatgttcaacagttgttactaggtcaatgacactgtcgattgacgacctaccctttcggaaacctgtcattgcgtctgaatatatattacacttctccaaaaaccactccaggcgcgtcaaaaccatgcgttccatggttttacctatgcaactggcacgcgccacaggtctgtaggaaagcatagcatggggtgtcttgcctggtttcaataatgccacaattttgcttgtcttccaatgtgcaggcacagttcccgaggaccacgagagattgtataaagccaggagctcttcagtcgctcgagggcctagatggcgcaaggtagaataggtaatgccatcaggaccaggcgcacaCCGCAAGCTGAATCTTCAAGGCCACCACATGATGAGGCATTTAGGGCTTTCGCCTTAGTAATTACGCCCCTAACTTTGTCCTGTGCAGTCTCGCAAACAAATAGACGTGCTGTAGTTTCTCGGCTCGCTCGCTCTGGCTGATGATCACAGTGCATGTCCCCAAGAGTCATCTAATGGCCGAAAAATTAATCCCCTGCATCACTGTGCAGCAGCCAATCAAGATGACCGGTACAGAGTTGCGTAGCTAGAAGCGAGGGACATGGCGAGCTGTAGGTTGGCCCTATTTTTCAAAGTGAAGCCTTCTTTGCTTACCTGCAATTTGGCGTGTTGTTGTTGGCTGTCTCACCCTGTAGAATCTGCTGTTAGCAGGAAAACAATCGTTTTCTGAGGCGTTGCGTGACTTGGCACCAGGCCCATCAGCCTGTACGGCTCACAACATTACTGACATTTTGCCAAGCTTGCTATCCTCGCATAATAAAACGTTTGCTTTGCAAAGTACGCAACCCTGGCTAGTGACTGTCACATGAAGCATTTGTTGCAAAAAGCCGCTGTGGAGCGTGTGGTGGAGCATGGGAGTCGTGCTGCTGAAACGCATTTCAGTGCTGCAAAAGCCTGCGTGTGCTACCAGTGGAAGCAGCACAACAAACTGATCGCTATGAATTGGACAGGTTGTGCATTCCGGGGCCTGAAGATGGGAAAGCGGCCACTGCTTGCAAAAAGTGTATGCATATATCTACTGCAGAgctaataaatgagaagaaatggggttaaccaaggggcccgatgtttattagtcatatcataagaagccaacaaacagtgacagcaaggacaacataggggaaattacttgcacttaataaatgaaataaaggaatgataaattattggatgTGGattggaagtggatgaaaaaacatccactttcatttccaataatttatcgtttctttatttcatttattaagcacaagtaatttcccctatgttgtccttggtgtcagtgtttgttggcttcttatgatactgCAGAGCTAAGTTATCTAACACAATGTTTTagtcattattcttttttttctatttttgctctTTTATAAAGGTTCCCATAAAATTGACCCCACATAAGAAACAGCCCCACACTCGGTCTTTCAGAAAGAAAGGTgtgttcattatgcgagtaaatatagTATTTACATCACCGAATGTTGTTAAACATAACTGAAACACACACCCATCAGCCCACTACAGTGGTTGAAGGCCATTCACTATGTTGGCATAAACTGCCAAAGTAGACCATCCAACTGTGCGCCCCTCTTCTCAACACAAGGAGACTTGCTTCGTTATCTCATTGAGTGCTAAATGATGCTGGTTTTTATGTGGTAGCATTAAGGGCcctgtgtcacagaaaatccagtGCCGGCATCCAACGTCTTCATGAGTGCAAATTcccatatatatttaggtatgtgATGTGAcatgccttgctatatgacatgtggtatatgcaggttatattgccacaccattctatcactaaggtTGATTATATTttgtcttgcattcttgacaaagtgattcctctgaattttgagaatgacaggcCATAGGCAAATGTCGTGAAGAAAAACaatgacagcgcatgccttttgagTTAAATATTCTacgactgaaatattaaaagtgctaaacaataaaagaaacctgatAATGGTGTCATTTTTTTTTGGTGCAGCTGTGCAAAACCTTTGggatcagcccacgcaagaggtcatgtttctaccacaaagctcgccttcattcatagctttagccactagcgtttcccggtaagcattacagacacataagctgcagttgccacgaagcgtgagaagcaatcacggatctttgaatgctatggcattctcttgaaggcgaagcttaagcatcctccaactTTTTTCACAGCATGGTCATAGTGCACTTATATGCTTCAGTGACGTCTGTTACTACGAGACCATCACATCAGGTTTCACTGATGCCAATAGTCTTGTCTTTTGCTTCCAAAGGCACCCTTCACTTGACTTCAGATTTAAAGGGTTTAAAGAGATAGGAAGAGAGAAAGATGAGGATTAAAGTGAAAATCGGCACACAAAATTGAAGGGAGACACATCACTTCCACAGCCCATCTCACAGGAAGCAAACTGGCACTCTGGCTGTCATTAGCACAATGTCTGTCGTGACCACTGACCAAGTATCTTTTGCTCTCATAGTGACAGAGGCAAGAGGATACTAACGATGAATTGCTCATCCTCGCCGTCTTCTGCTCCAGCTGCTGTGTGCAGAAGGATGCGAGCCCTGGCGAGTCCTGTGCTCCTTCCTTCTCCATGGCGCCTCTTCCGGCGCATGATGGTTTTGTACCGGTTCTCGCACTGCTCGCCCGTGCGCCGCTGCCCCGTTGCCTCGAAGATGTGGTCGGCAATGCGCTTGAACATCTCCTTTTTGCTGCGAAACTTTTTGTCTGGCCCAACCTGTGGCACATAGCGCACGTAGTTCTCCAGCAGGACCTTACTCTCGTGGCTGTTCCACTCGATACCTGTGCAGTGGAGCGCATAGAGTGATGTACCAACTGCAAGACTGAGGCCATCTACACTATCACCATCAGCTGAATTAAACTGTGCTGCAGGACAGAGGCTTCTTTCTATGACCTCTAATTTGCCCTGTCCTGTGCTGACTGCATCCAGCTTACACCTGAAAGCTTTCTCACTTCAACGACAAAATCTTTCTCTATAATCGTGGCCAAGAGACCCTTTCCCCCTCCTGCCATCCCACGACAGATGCAAGCCAGACATCTGAAGAAGGAGACAAAAAACATGACACTGATTTTCAATGattttttaaagggcccctcaccaggtttggccatgttgagctgacaagctCTATGCATACagtgcgcgctaacgatcgtgtttgctaagtattacatccctacaCGCCACAGAAAGaacttaaatttcaaaccaaacgctgtCTGCCCTTCTCCTCACGGGCACCGTACTCCCAGCTAGAGAGTCAACGTATATCGCGCAAATGTGCCTATGTAGTTCAAGCTGTAACATTTATCATAGTGGCATAcgatttcgagaattattcaaagcaacatctgCTATTTGTGTTATCTATTGCTTCAATAGATGAATTTAAAGTTTAGAGAAGTAATAAAACACACATGTTTTAATAAAccgcatgtttttgttttacttcgcaccacaccaagagagatgtacttccgtttcctCTGCTTGTTCCTATGTCTTGCAGTCGCGTGCGCTGAgagcgaaactatgtcattttctactgtgttccagagCACGATCATGCTCCATGACCCACTTGTGTCTGCCTGAGTATTtgtgtggcactgacttataccactagACAGGTGTTCTGGTGCACAGCTCACAAAATCGTGTACTGAGCGAAACAAGACAAATGCAACAGTTCACACACAACGTCGTCAGCGGAAGTGCGGTGTGCAGTAAAAAagtgaggggaaaaaaaatgaaggctatGACATATGAGTCACACAACCCTCGACCTCTGGtttgggagaacgcagggaaggaattttgcttgcggacaCTAGACgtggcaagtggagagagcgtctagcTTGGCAGTGGCAATCGCCTCCTGAAATGATGGGTTCGtggcactaaaatatttctatcttggctattaatgaaccaatttgaaaaatacTTGTGACAGAATGCTCTCTAGATGGCACTTAACAAATTCTAGCATATAGCTGAAAtttatgtggcctggtgaggagccctttaaaaaGTCAGTGCTCATACCATTCCTCCCTCTTCTCGGACATGCTTAGTGTGCACTGTTAAAAGATTAGCCATAAATTACTTCCAAGAACATTTTAATCTTAAAAGCAAACAAATGGGACAAGCACAAGATCAGTAGTAACTGGTTGTTAGctgaaatacataaataaataagtaatcaaagaaaaatgaagaaaaggaaattgttgtatccttctttattgtttcagtttcgtttatttcagtgtacatatcgtcatcgtcattcaatATGATTTCCTATATAAGTGCCTTTACTGTGACGAATAAAAGATGTACATACTGCGCTTGCGTGGTCCAGTGTCATGCGTCTGGTCTGAGCCAGACACCACATATTGGCGACGAGGCTCAGTATCGGAGCCATGCCGCTCGGGTGTTTCCCAGCACCGCCCCCTTTCTTGCCTGCACCCGGTGACCCGGCTGTGCCTTGGCAGCAGTGGAAACGCATATTCCTGAATTTCCTGGAGGCCATTGGCGGCGATGAACTGCAGCCCAAGCATTGCACGGCAATTCTGCTAAACTCGCTCGGGGTTGAAGGTCAGCGAATATTCTACAGCACCCTTGCACAAGGAGCAGACGTGACCCCGGACCCCAAGGCCGAGGACAAGGTGGACCAGTTCAAGGACACGCTTGCTGCACTGGACACACATTTTGCGAGCGCTACGAATGATTTCGTGGAGCGGCGCCGGTTTCGCCAAAGACAATTGCCTGGTGGGACCTTTCAAGCATTTACAAACAGTCTTCGGGACCTTGCGTCTACTTGCAATTATGGCAGTGCTACCGATAGCATGATTCGAGACCAATTACTGGAAGGCACTTCATCACGAACAACACGTGAGTGCATGCTTTATGAAGGGTCTTCGCTTACGCTGCAGCGTGCTGTTGACATCGGGAAGCAAATTGAGCAAACGCAACAAGAGCTCGGGGAATTCGCGCATAGCTCTGTGAACAAGATTCAAGATGTGCGAAAAAGGTCAGACTCTGAGCAAGGAAGCTGCTACAAGTGCGGCTCATCATCGCATATGGCTAACTCGACTGCATGTCCAGCAAGGAACAAGCGTTGCCACTCTTGTGGAAAAATTGGTCATTTTTAAAATATGTGCaaatcgaagaaaaagaaatatgctgtTTGAAAGCCTGAGAAGGCCAACGCCGTCACGGTACTTCAAATCAGTGACTGTAATGCTTCGGCGAAAGATATTCGAGCCAACATTTCTATCGGGAAGataagattgtcgttgattgtCGACACGGGTGCTACGGTGTCTTTGCTCAGTGAAGAGCACTACCACAAATATCTAGCCAACACCTACTCATTGCGACTGCCAACTACCAATTTGTGTAACTATTCCGGAGAACAAATCAAGTTAAGCGGTTGCTTTCTTGCTGACGTATCTTACAAGGGAAACAGAGTCAGTGTGCTATTTCATGTCACAACCAAGGGCACTTCGCTGCTGGGGCTTGATGCCGTTCAGAGCCTGGGAATCACTATCAACGGCTCAACCTTGAATTGCTGCCAGGTGACATGCCCTGACTCACTGCCTTCAGAATTCATGCACCAGTTTGCGCACTTGTTCACGGAACAGTTAGGGCACGTGAAAGGCTTTGTTCACCGTCTTCAATGCCGTTTATCTGTGAAACCAGTCGTTGCGAAGCTCCGACGCCTGCCGCTCACGCTACGGCAACAGGTATTGATGGAGATACGTCTACTGGCCGAGGATATAATTGAACCCATCGACGCATCGGAATGGATTTCACCGATCGTCGTCATGAGGAAGAAGGACAGTTCAGTTAGGTTGTGTGCCGACCTACGTGAAGTGAACAAGGCAGTAATTGTTGATGCTTTTTCTCTCCCGCATACAGAGGAACTACTTCATGAAATAGCCAGAGGAACGTGCTTCTCTAAGCTCGACTTAGCGTCGGCATACCACCAGCTAGAACTGACTCCGGAAAGTCGGGGACTAACCACCTTTATCACACATGAAGGGTTGTTTCGTTTTATGAGAGTGTGTTTTGGCCTCGCATCTCCCCCTTCAGCCTTTCAGAGAATGATGCAGCATATTTTGAAGAATTGTAAAAGTTAATCTTTattacaatgatgatgtgattgTGTGGGGCAAGACACGTGAGGAGCACCACAAGAATCTACACCAGGTGCTAAAATGCATCAGTGATTCAGGTTTGAAGCTCAACCAGAAATGCACATTTGCTGTTTCAGAACTATCCTTTTTAGGGCATATGGTGAGCTCAAAAGGGCTCACACCATTGCAGTCTAAGGTTGACGCTATTGTCAAAGGGCCTGCTCCTCACAATGTTGCCACTTTACGGTCATTTTTGGGTCTCGCCGGTTACTATGCTCGGTTTGTGCCGCGATTTGCTTATCTCGTCGAGCAGCTTAGAAGGCTCCTGAGGTCTGGTCAACACTTCACGTGGAATGATGAGGCCGAGCGTAGCTTCCAACTTGTTAAGACAGCTTTGTCTTCAAGCCCAGTCATACAAATGTTTAACCCAGACCTTGATGTAATTGTAACGACAGATGCTTGTGATAAGGGACTGGGAGCCATTCTTCAGCAACGCGATGGTGACAGCGTACACATCGCGTGCCCTGACTCCTGCTGAGCGGAAGTACTCCGCTGGGAAACGCGAGGCCCTTGCTTGTCTCTTTGCGTGCGAGCGCTGGCACGTCTACTTGTGgggtagaaaatttttgttgcgcACGGACCATCAGGCACTGGTGACGTTACTTTCAGCTGCCGGTACAGGTCGCCGACCTTTGCGTATATCCAGATGGTCAGCTCAACTTTTGTATTATAACTTCGACATAGAGTACCAAAAGGGATCGCAAAATGTCGTGGCCAATGCGCTTTCATGCCTACCTCTTGACTGTGATTCGCAGCAGACAATGCAGGAAGAAATTGTGTCCGTTGTATCAGAGTGCCTAACAAAGGAACGGCTGCAGGTGGCCACTGCTGCAGACAGCAAACTGCAACAGGTTGTTGAACACGTGGTACATGGTTGGGCGCCTAAAAAAGCTTTGCCAGCAGAAATAATGCTGTACTTTAACGTGCGGGAAGAGCTTTCTTTCGTTGATGGCCTTTTGATGCACGGCGAGCAGGTAGTTGTTCCGAGTGAATTAACCTCGCTCCTTGTTGG
Protein-coding sequences here:
- the LOC142580063 gene encoding uncharacterized protein LOC142580063 isoform X1 is translated as MAFIAANGLQEIQEYAFPLLPRHSRVTGCRQERGRCWETPERHGSDTEPRRQYVVSGSDQTHDTGPRKRSIEWNSHESKVLLENYVRYVPQVGPDKKFRSKKEMFKRIADHIFEATGQRRTGEQCENRYKTIMRRKRRHGEGRSTGLARARILLHTAAGAEDGEDEQFIEEEEPEVEEEEAEPKQEELQQQELEDDEPELLAELAAMGDEEQQINRRASRKRKSSSAIDQQLLLDQLHELHEQRERRRDERERRRELRHAEQMNLLRRILSVLERQPLTASTANRLRVAATHR